A single Elaeis guineensis isolate ETL-2024a chromosome 15, EG11, whole genome shotgun sequence DNA region contains:
- the LOC105058186 gene encoding branched-chain amino acid aminotransferase 2, chloroplastic, whose translation MWITRTLNPALACKLAKVLNRFGGPLSTPGSCSLFASRSASSFQHACTLDSDRSDEDNADINWDDLGFGLVPTDYMYVMKCSRDDTFSYGELNRYGNIELSPSSGVLNYGQALFEGLKAYRKGDGCGFLLFRPEENARRMQMGAKRMCMPSPSVDLFVNAVKQTVLANKRWVPPQGKGSLYLRPLLMGSGPVLGLAPAPEYMFLVYASPVGTYFKEGLAPIHLVIEDEIHRATPGGTGGVKTITNYAPVLKAQVQAKAKGFTDVLFLDSTQKRYLEEASSCNLFIIKDNVISTPLTRGTILAGITRKSIMEIARDYGYQVEERLVSVEDLIDADEVFCTGTAVVVAPVGSITYQGKRYAYKTGVETVSQQLYNALTAIQMGLVEDKKGWTVEID comes from the exons ATGTGGATAACACGCACTCTGAATCCTGCTCTGGCATGCAAATTGGCGAAGGTTTTAAATAGATTTGGAGGGCCCCTTTCTACG CCTGGAAGCTGCTCTTTGTTTGCTTCACGGTCTGCATCTTCCTTCCAGCATGCATGCACGCTTGACTCGGACAG GAGTGATGAAGACAATGCTGATATCAATTGGGATGACCTTGGATTTGGTCTTGTTCCAACTGACTACATGTACGTCATGAAATGTTCTCGAGACGACACATTTTCATATGGAGAACTCAACCGATATGGGAACATTGAGCTGAGCCCATCTTCTGGAGTCCTAAATTATGGACAG gcTCTCTTTGAAGGTCTAAAAGCATACAGGAAAGGAGATGGTTGTGGTTTCTTGCTCTTCAGGCCAGAGGAGAATGCACGGCGAATGCAGATGGGAGCTAAGAGGATGTGCATGCCATCTCCGTCTGTTGATCTATTTGTTAATGCTGTGAAGCAAACAGTATTGGCGAACAAGCGCTGG GTGCCACCTCAGGGAAAAGGGTCCCTCTATCTCAGGCCTCTGCTCATGGGGAGTGGGCCTGTATTGGGTTTGGCTCCAGCACCTGAGTACATGTTCTTAGTTTATGCTTCACCTGTGGGAACTTATTTCAAG gaGGGTTTGGCACCAATACACTTAGTCATAGAGGATGAAATCCATCGTGCCACTCCCGGTGGGACTGGTGGTGTGAAAACAATTACCAATTATGCTCcg GTTTTGAAGGCACAGGTgcaggctaaggcaaagggattTACAGATGTTCTATTTCTTGATTCTACGCAGAAAAGATATTTGGAGGAGGCCTCTTCTTGCAATCTATTCATTATTAAG GATAATGTCATCTCAACACCACTTACAAGGGGAACCATCCTCGCTGGGATCACACGCAAGAGCATCATGGAAATTGCTCGGGATTATGGGTACCAG GTTGAGGAACGGCTCGTATCTGTTGAGGATCTGATTGATGCAGATGAAGTATTTTGCACTGGAACTGCTGTGGTTGTTGCTCCTGTAGGCAGCATCACTTATCAAGGCAAAAG GTATGCATATAAGACTGGAGTTGAAACAGTGTCTCAGCAGCTATACAATGCCCTTACAGCCATCCAGATGGGCCTTGTGGAAGACAAGAAAGGTTGGACAGTTGAAATTGATTGA